GGCGGCGTTGATCGTTTGGGTGCTGCTTGACCAGCGCGGGCGCCAGGCGGAGCTGGCGGAACTGGAAGCGCGGGGTGTGCGGCGGCGATCGGCAGCACCGGCGGGGGCGAGCGATGACCAGCAGTAGCGAACAGACAGACACCGGATCACAAAAGGGCCGTCGCCGATTTGCCGCGTTCCTTCCGCTGATTGCCTTTATGGCGCTGGTGGCGATCTTTTTTGGTCAGCTCATCTCGGGCGAGGATGTCTCCGAGGTTCCATCCGTTCTCATCGGCACCGAGGCACCGGCGCTTGACCTGCCGGCCCTTGAGGGATTGAAGCGCTCAGGTCAGACCGTGCCGGCGCTGACCGATGCTGCCGTCGACGGCAAGCTGACCCTGGTCAATGTGTGGGCGAGCTGGTGTGTGCCATGCCGCACCGAGCATCCGCTGTTGATGGCGCTTGCACAGGATGAGCGCATCAACATTGTCGGCATCAACTACAAGGACAAGTCGGAAAATGCGCTGCGTTTTCTGGGCGAGCTTGGCAACCCCTATACGGCTGTCGGTGTCGACCCGAACGGTGTCGCCGCCATCGACTGGGGTGTCTACGGCATTCCCGAATCCTTCCTGGTCGATGCAAACGGCACCATCGTTTAC
This portion of the Hoeflea prorocentri genome encodes:
- the ccmD gene encoding heme exporter protein CcmD, which produces MSHLAFVMLSYGITALTVAALIVWVLLDQRGRQAELAELEARGVRRRSAAPAGASDDQQ
- a CDS encoding DsbE family thiol:disulfide interchange protein, translated to MTSSSEQTDTGSQKGRRRFAAFLPLIAFMALVAIFFGQLISGEDVSEVPSVLIGTEAPALDLPALEGLKRSGQTVPALTDAAVDGKLTLVNVWASWCVPCRTEHPLLMALAQDERINIVGINYKDKSENALRFLGELGNPYTAVGVDPNGVAAIDWGVYGIPESFLVDANGTIVYKQIGPFSPDTVRGELLPAVEKALAGL